From the Danio aesculapii chromosome 9, fDanAes4.1, whole genome shotgun sequence genome, one window contains:
- the kcnj3a gene encoding G protein-activated inward rectifier potassium channel 1 yields the protein MSALRKKFGNDYQVVTTTSSSHLKDKRRKRQRFVDKNGRCNVQHGNLGGETSRYLSDLFTTLVDLKWRWNLFIFILTYTVAWLFMAFMWWVIAYIRGDLNRTHDEKYTPCVANVYNFPSAFLFFIETEATIGYGHRYITDKCPEGIILFLFQSILGSIVDAFLIGCMFIKMSQPKKRAETLMFSENAAISMRDGKLTLMFRVGNLRNSHMVSAQIRCKLLKSRQTPEGEFLPLDQLELDVGFSTGADQLFLVSPLTICHVIDTKSPFYELSQHSMQTEQFEIVVILEGIVETTGMTCQARTSYTEDEVLWGHRFFPVISLEEGFFKVDYSQFHATFEVPTPPYSAKEQDEALLMSSPLMAPSLCNSGEKNSSLDCLELLEDPESTTKLPAKVQKMTGRDGLPRKLLRMSSTTSEMTYSLGELPIKLQRISSVPGVSEEMQVTKTTRISSEAISKSVADLPPKLQRLSGGGGRMDGHLPPKLRKMNSDRFT from the exons ATGTCTGCACTCCGTAAGAAATTTGGAAATGACTATCAGGTAGTGACAACTACCTCCTCCAGCCATCTGAAGGACAAGAGGAGGAAACGACAACGATTTGTGGATAAGAACGGACGATGTAACGTCCAACACGGAAACTTGGGTGGAGAGACCAGCAGATATCTCTCTGACTTATTCACAACTTTGGTAGACCTCAAATGGAGGTGGAACcttttcatcttcatcctcacgTACACAGTGGCCTGGTTATTCATGGCGTTTATGTGGTGGGTCATTGCATATATCAGAGGCGACCTAAACCGAACCCATGATGAGAAGTACACGCCATGCGTGGCCAACGTGTATAACTTTCCCTCTGCCTTCCTCTTTTTTATTGAGACGGAGGCCACTATAGGATATGGCCACAGATACATCACAGATAAATGTCCAGAAGgaatcattctttttttatttcagtccaTCCTAGGCTCCATAGTGGATGCCTTTTTAATAGGCTGTATGTTCATAAAGATGTCTCAACCCAAGAAGAGGGCAGAAACTCTAATGTTCAGTGAAAATGCAGCCATTTCCATGCGTGACGGCAAACTCACGCTGATGTTCAGAGTGGGAAACCTGCGCAACAGCCACATGGTTTCAGCCCAAATCCGATGTAAATTACTCAAG TCCCGTCAGACGCCTGAGGGCGAGTTCCTCCCCCTGGATCAGCTGGAGCTGGATGTTGGCTTCAGCACTGGAGCGGACCAGCTCTTTCTTGTGTCGCCACTCACaatctgccatgtgattgacacTAAGAGCCCCTTCTATGAACTTTCACAACACTCCATGCAGACAGAACAGTTCGAAATTGTCGTGATTTTGGAGGGTATTGTTGAAACAACTG GCATGACTTGTCAAGCGCGGACATCATACACAGAGGACGAGGTGCTTTGGGGCCACAGATTCTTCCCAGTCATCTCTCTGGAGGAGGGCTTCTTTAAAGTGGATTATTCTCAGTTCCATGCCACATTTGAAGTTCCCACACCTCCCTACAGTGCAAAGGAACAGGACGAGGCATTACTCATGTCCTCACCACTCATGGCCCCATCTCTGTGCAACAGTGGAGAAAAGAACAGCTCCCTTGACTGCCTAGAACTACTGGAAGATCCAGAGAGCACCACCAAATTACCAGCCAAAGTTCAGAAGATGACAGGTAGAGATGGGCTTCCCAGAAAGCTCCTTAGAATGAGCTCCACCACATCAGAGATGACATACAGCCTTGGCGAACTGCCTATAAAGCTCCAGCGCATCAGTTCAGTGCCTGGGGTCTCAGAGGAAATGCAGGTTACCAAGACGACTAGGATTTCCAGCGAGGCCATCAGCAAATCAGTTGCCGACTTGCCACCGAAACTACAGAGACTGTCTGGAGGAGGAGGCCGCATGGATGGACACCTGCCGCCCAAACTCCGAAAGATGAACTCTGATCGCTTCACATAA